Proteins encoded in a region of the Elusimicrobiota bacterium genome:
- the rgtE_2 gene encoding Dodecaprenyl-phosphate galacturonate synthase, translating to MSSTISIVIPCYNEAGNLIPLLNRVTLTCQSYKYEIVVVDDGSTDSSPSELKLLAEKVKHLKVISLKRNFGQTAALSAGIDNSNGDIIIPLDADGQNDPEDIPRLIEKLNEGFDVVSGWRKDRKDTFITRKLPSILANKLISIVTGVHLHDYGCSLKAYKRKTITGVQLYGEMHRFLPAWCVWQGGKVAEIPVRHHPRTRGISKYGIFRTFKVIIDLITIKFFSGYLSKPSHLFSGTGLFFIFMGFCSASFAIFDKFGPDKFTKFRIPLLLLAIFFGLGAISLILMGLLAELLVRLYFQVRNQKPYLLADE from the coding sequence ATGAGTTCTACAATTTCTATTGTTATTCCATGTTATAACGAGGCCGGAAATTTAATTCCGCTATTAAATCGAGTCACCCTGACCTGTCAGTCCTACAAATATGAAATTGTGGTTGTAGATGATGGATCAACTGACTCCTCTCCAAGCGAACTAAAACTATTAGCTGAAAAAGTAAAACACCTCAAAGTTATTTCTCTCAAAAGAAACTTTGGTCAAACGGCCGCTTTGTCAGCGGGTATCGATAATTCCAATGGGGACATCATTATTCCTTTGGATGCCGATGGACAAAATGACCCTGAAGATATTCCTCGTTTAATTGAAAAGCTGAATGAAGGTTTCGATGTCGTATCAGGTTGGAGAAAAGACCGCAAAGATACTTTTATCACCCGTAAACTCCCATCCATTCTGGCAAACAAACTTATCTCAATTGTCACAGGAGTTCATCTCCATGATTATGGCTGCTCGTTGAAGGCGTATAAACGGAAAACCATCACAGGAGTTCAATTGTATGGAGAGATGCATCGATTTTTACCAGCTTGGTGTGTTTGGCAAGGGGGGAAAGTTGCTGAAATACCTGTTCGTCATCATCCGAGAACTCGCGGAATATCAAAATACGGAATATTCCGCACTTTTAAAGTCATTATTGATCTGATCACAATAAAATTTTTCAGTGGTTATCTCTCCAAACCAAGTCATCTTTTTTCTGGAACAGGCCTTTTTTTTATTTTCATGGGTTTTTGTTCAGCATCTTTCGCCATCTTCGACAAATTTGGACCGGATAAATTCACCAAGTTCCGCATTCCGCTTCTTCTTCTGGCCATTTTTTTTGGATTGGGAGCCATTTCCCTTATTTTAATGGGCCTTCTGGCGGAACTATTGGTACGACTTTATTTTCAAGTCCGAAATCAAAAACCATATCTTTTAGCTGATGAATAA